The following proteins are encoded in a genomic region of Dyadobacter sp. UC 10:
- a CDS encoding Gfo/Idh/MocA family protein, with protein sequence MASMALAGSTLPAITILNPNRAFGGVNAETLKIGLIGCGGRGSGAANQALKADPNVVLHAVGDIFKDKMDSSLANLTKIHGPKVKVEEGNKFIGFDAYKKVLESGVDVVLLATPPHFRPEHLTAAINAGKHVFCEKPVAVDAPGVRKVLDAAKLAKQKNVSLMSGFCWRYHEPKRASFGKILDGAVGDISAIYNTYDTGTLWSFPRVQGWTDAEYVLRNWTYYTWLAGDHIVEQAVHSIDMMSWAMGGKLPVSAVGTGGRQVRTDSLFGNIFDHFSVVYDYDNGVKGFHHSRQQANCENSYLVETIGTKGKAMVNCARNVHEITGANPWKYEGAQNDMYQTEHNELFASIRSGKLINDGEFMAHSTLIAIMGRMASYTGKRITWDEAMNSSEKLGPDTYSFDMKPPVVEVAKPGITAFS encoded by the coding sequence ATGGCGAGCATGGCACTGGCAGGTAGCACACTACCCGCTATTACCATTTTAAATCCTAACCGCGCTTTCGGCGGTGTTAACGCTGAGACGCTGAAAATCGGTTTGATAGGTTGCGGCGGACGTGGATCGGGCGCTGCCAATCAGGCTTTGAAAGCAGATCCGAATGTAGTTCTTCACGCTGTCGGAGATATTTTCAAAGACAAAATGGACTCTTCGCTTGCTAACCTGACCAAAATACACGGTCCGAAAGTAAAAGTAGAAGAAGGTAACAAATTTATCGGTTTCGATGCATATAAAAAGGTTCTGGAATCAGGTGTTGACGTAGTGCTTTTGGCCACTCCTCCTCACTTTCGTCCTGAGCATTTGACAGCGGCTATCAATGCAGGTAAGCACGTATTTTGCGAAAAACCTGTGGCAGTAGACGCACCGGGTGTTCGTAAAGTATTGGATGCTGCCAAGCTGGCAAAACAGAAAAATGTTTCATTGATGTCGGGCTTCTGCTGGCGTTACCACGAGCCAAAGCGGGCCAGCTTTGGGAAAATCCTCGACGGAGCGGTGGGTGATATCTCTGCTATTTACAATACTTACGATACTGGTACATTGTGGTCTTTCCCACGCGTACAGGGCTGGACAGACGCGGAATATGTATTACGTAACTGGACTTACTATACCTGGCTTGCAGGTGACCATATTGTAGAACAGGCTGTTCACAGTATTGATATGATGTCGTGGGCAATGGGCGGGAAGCTGCCGGTTTCAGCGGTAGGAACAGGCGGTCGCCAGGTGCGGACTGACTCTTTGTTCGGTAACATCTTCGACCACTTTTCGGTAGTTTACGATTACGACAACGGAGTAAAAGGATTCCACCATTCGAGACAACAGGCTAACTGCGAAAACAGCTACCTCGTTGAAACGATCGGAACGAAAGGTAAGGCCATGGTGAACTGTGCGCGTAACGTACACGAGATTACAGGAGCCAATCCCTGGAAATATGAAGGTGCGCAAAACGATATGTACCAGACTGAGCACAACGAACTATTTGCTTCTATCAGAAGCGGCAAGCTGATCAACGACGGCGAGTTCATGGCACACAGCACATTGATCGCGATCATGGGAAGAATGGCTTCCTACACAGGCAAGCGTATTACCTGGGACGAAGCGATGAACTCATCTGAAAAGCTGGGCCCTGATACTTACAGCTTCGATATGAAACCTCCGGTTGTCGAAGTTGCAAAACCAGGTATCACTGCATTCTCCTGA
- a CDS encoding sugar phosphate isomerase/epimerase family protein, with protein sequence MATSAMAVTSSVVSGAALQTAPLAKPMIKKSLKWGMVKEDLSVMDKFKLLKDLGYDGVELDSPDDKITMKEVLEARDKTGLELPGTVNSMHWKLPLSDPDPKKREQCVKSIEKALHDTKAFGGTTVLVVPGVVNATTTYGEAYERSQAEIRKLLPVAEKTGVKIAFENVWNQFLISPLEAARYVDEFKHPMVGWYFDVGNVLRYGYPVSWIEALDKRILKLDLKEFSFKKQNDLGLWKGFDVEFMEGDCNWAEVNKALTKIGYSGWASAEVSGGDRKRLLTIREKMDEVFKA encoded by the coding sequence ATGGCTACATCAGCTATGGCCGTTACTTCATCTGTGGTGTCCGGAGCGGCATTGCAGACTGCACCTTTGGCTAAACCCATGATCAAGAAAAGCCTGAAATGGGGGATGGTCAAAGAAGATTTGTCGGTAATGGACAAATTTAAATTATTAAAAGACCTCGGCTACGACGGTGTAGAGCTCGACTCTCCCGACGACAAGATCACGATGAAGGAAGTCCTGGAAGCCCGCGATAAAACGGGGCTTGAATTGCCGGGAACGGTCAATTCCATGCATTGGAAATTGCCGCTTTCTGACCCGGATCCCAAAAAGCGCGAGCAATGTGTCAAGTCGATTGAAAAGGCTTTGCACGATACGAAAGCCTTTGGAGGTACTACGGTACTCGTTGTCCCGGGCGTAGTGAATGCCACTACCACCTACGGAGAGGCTTACGAGCGGTCGCAGGCTGAAATCAGAAAGCTGTTGCCGGTTGCTGAGAAGACGGGAGTGAAAATCGCATTTGAAAATGTTTGGAACCAGTTTCTGATCAGTCCCCTTGAAGCGGCTCGTTATGTGGATGAATTCAAGCACCCGATGGTAGGCTGGTATTTTGATGTTGGAAATGTACTGCGCTATGGCTATCCAGTTTCCTGGATCGAAGCGCTGGACAAACGTATATTGAAGCTCGACCTGAAAGAGTTCAGTTTCAAAAAGCAAAATGACCTGGGTCTCTGGAAAGGTTTCGATGTTGAATTCATGGAAGGCGACTGCAACTGGGCGGAAGTGAATAAAGCTTTGACCAAAATTGGCTACTCCGGCTGGGCTTCCGCAGAGGTTTCCGGTGGTGACCGGAAACGTTTATTGACGATCCGTGAGAAGATGGATGAGGTGTTTAAGGCCTGA
- a CDS encoding Crp/Fnr family transcriptional regulator, with amino-acid sequence MYSEFLSTLSGILPIDNQVCDQFLQKLKFANVKKGKLLLSEGEICDKLWFVKIGLVRGYLLTSNQQGTFDDNTEWFAKENEFFHAADSFVNQVPACECIETLEPTTLIYIHRADLYQLYLDYPQICCLGRIIAERSWLKHLALLRDMRALSAAQKLEAFHAVSKELTSRVPQKYIASYLGISENYVSKLRANY; translated from the coding sequence ATGTATTCTGAATTTCTATCAACCCTCTCGGGCATTCTGCCTATCGATAATCAGGTTTGCGATCAGTTTTTACAAAAGTTGAAATTTGCGAATGTCAAGAAAGGCAAGCTGCTTTTATCGGAGGGTGAAATCTGCGACAAGCTCTGGTTTGTAAAAATTGGCCTGGTCAGAGGTTACCTGCTGACGAGCAATCAACAAGGGACGTTCGATGATAACACGGAGTGGTTTGCTAAAGAAAATGAGTTCTTCCACGCCGCGGATAGCTTTGTAAACCAGGTGCCTGCCTGCGAATGCATTGAAACTTTGGAGCCCACTACGCTGATTTACATTCACCGCGCAGATCTGTATCAGCTGTATCTCGATTATCCTCAAATCTGCTGTTTAGGAAGGATTATAGCAGAAAGATCCTGGCTAAAACATCTTGCATTGCTGCGCGACATGCGCGCGCTTTCAGCTGCACAAAAGCTGGAAGCCTTCCACGCCGTTTCCAAAGAATTAACTTCCCGGGTACCCCAAAAGTACATCGCATCCTACCTGGGAATCTCCGAGAACTACGTCAGCAAGCTCCGTGCGAATTATTGA
- a CDS encoding nucleoside recognition domain-containing protein has translation MALNYIFVGFFVIAFAIAFLKFVLTGDVQTFKEVTEGMLKMAEVAVMDIALPLTGVMTFFLGILNVGEKAGIINRLARIIGPFFNKLFPEVPKDHPAHGQMIMNFSANFLGLDNAATPFGLRAMQSLQDLNPSKDTASNAQIMFLVLHTSGLQIIPLSIIAQRAILGAESPSDIFIPCVVGTYITTVVAMIITASWQRINLFNRTIMLWLGSITAFLALLLWYLSGLPKEQIETISIFVGNSVLLAVIAGFLGIALYKKINVFESFIDGAKAGFSTTVMIIPYLVGLLVAISAFRACGAMDYLIDGLKYLFALTGMNTDFTDALPVALMKPLSGSGARALMIDAMKEFGPDSFVGRLVCIFQGSADTTLYIVALYFGSVGIKNTRYAIVAGLIADFVGVLAGIWLGYLFFH, from the coding sequence ATGGCGTTAAACTATATTTTTGTTGGTTTTTTTGTCATCGCCTTTGCAATCGCCTTTCTGAAATTCGTGCTGACCGGGGATGTGCAGACATTCAAGGAAGTAACCGAAGGTATGCTTAAAATGGCCGAAGTGGCTGTGATGGATATCGCACTTCCGCTGACCGGCGTAATGACCTTTTTTCTTGGAATACTGAATGTGGGTGAAAAAGCCGGAATTATCAACCGGCTCGCACGAATTATCGGGCCGTTTTTCAACAAGCTTTTTCCCGAAGTTCCCAAAGACCACCCTGCCCACGGACAGATGATCATGAACTTCTCTGCGAATTTTTTAGGTTTGGATAATGCCGCCACGCCATTTGGTTTACGTGCAATGCAAAGTTTGCAGGACCTGAATCCGAGCAAGGATACTGCGTCCAATGCGCAGATCATGTTTCTGGTTTTGCATACGTCCGGCTTGCAGATTATCCCGCTGTCTATTATTGCGCAGCGGGCAATTCTGGGTGCGGAAAGTCCTTCCGATATATTTATTCCCTGTGTGGTAGGAACTTACATTACCACCGTTGTTGCGATGATTATCACTGCAAGCTGGCAGCGGATCAACCTTTTCAACAGGACGATTATGCTCTGGCTGGGCAGTATTACCGCTTTTCTCGCGTTACTGCTATGGTACCTCTCCGGTTTGCCGAAAGAGCAAATCGAAACGATCTCCATTTTTGTGGGCAATTCCGTTTTGCTGGCCGTGATAGCCGGGTTTCTTGGCATTGCTTTGTATAAAAAAATCAACGTATTCGAATCGTTTATTGACGGGGCGAAAGCTGGATTTAGTACGACTGTAATGATTATTCCTTACCTGGTAGGACTCCTGGTGGCGATCAGCGCATTCCGTGCCTGCGGCGCAATGGATTACCTGATCGACGGTTTGAAATACCTGTTTGCTCTGACAGGCATGAATACGGATTTCACGGATGCATTGCCCGTCGCATTAATGAAACCGCTGAGCGGAAGCGGCGCGCGTGCATTGATGATCGACGCGATGAAGGAATTCGGCCCTGATTCGTTCGTAGGCAGGCTTGTCTGTATTTTTCAAGGCTCAGCCGATACTACTTTATACATCGTAGCGCTTTACTTTGGCTCAGTCGGGATCAAGAATACGAGATATGCGATCGTGGCTGGTTTGATCGCCGATTTCGTGGGCGTTTTGGCGGGAATATGGCTTGGATATTTATTTTTTCACTGA
- a CDS encoding TolC family protein encodes MLNSLLKSALFFSIICAILPVEATLAQKDVNQPANTFSLEDCIRIALETNPQVKQSELTVQSNNNIYQQSKWQRWPSISFSAGQGFSFGRNIDPFTNQFVQRNISSNNFQLGGQITLFNGFQIKNNIKFNDANYQASAKDLDAARNDIMLNVALSYLQVITNQELIDVAQLQVNASQLQVERTAKLVEAGTLAESNLLDLKAQLANDELTLVNAQNNLETAKLNLKQYMNMPGSEDIHVVKIEVKDPSLQAYDATIQEIYETALNNLPQMKAANMRIEAAKTNVDLARGAGMPSLTLSGGINTAFSSVAPKERFVSDGSGETVTEVVSPTNYIVLNDQQLPIVQKVTTQNGALRTFGYLDQLNFNRNSAINLNLNIPIFTNFRVKYNIANAKIQQKTYEYQAQQVQLTIRKNVEQAYIDMTNAAKRYSATANQVRALQETFRVSQVRFDVGAINSVEYNIAKANLDRANGNLVQTKYDYVFRTKILDFYMNRPLSDF; translated from the coding sequence ATGTTAAATTCGTTACTAAAATCCGCACTATTCTTCTCCATTATTTGTGCGATTCTTCCAGTAGAAGCTACCCTTGCACAAAAGGATGTAAATCAGCCGGCTAACACTTTTTCACTGGAAGATTGCATCAGGATAGCCCTCGAAACGAATCCGCAGGTCAAACAATCCGAACTTACCGTCCAATCCAACAATAACATTTATCAGCAGTCTAAATGGCAGCGGTGGCCGAGTATCAGTTTCAGTGCTGGCCAGGGATTCAGTTTTGGTAGAAATATTGACCCTTTTACCAACCAATTCGTTCAGCGGAATATCAGTTCCAATAATTTCCAGCTGGGCGGGCAGATTACACTTTTCAACGGTTTTCAGATCAAAAACAATATTAAATTCAACGACGCCAACTACCAGGCGAGCGCGAAAGATCTTGATGCGGCGAGAAACGACATTATGCTCAATGTGGCGCTATCCTATTTGCAGGTGATCACCAACCAGGAGCTGATCGATGTGGCGCAGTTACAGGTGAATGCTTCTCAATTACAGGTAGAGCGCACTGCCAAGCTGGTAGAAGCGGGTACCCTGGCGGAAAGCAATTTACTCGATCTGAAAGCACAGCTGGCAAATGACGAACTCACGCTCGTAAATGCGCAAAATAACCTGGAAACCGCAAAGCTGAACCTGAAACAATACATGAATATGCCCGGCAGTGAGGATATTCATGTAGTAAAAATAGAAGTGAAAGATCCGTCCCTGCAAGCTTATGACGCTACGATCCAGGAGATTTACGAAACGGCATTGAACAACCTGCCGCAAATGAAGGCCGCTAATATGCGCATCGAAGCGGCCAAAACCAATGTAGATCTTGCCAGAGGCGCGGGAATGCCTTCGCTCACATTGAGTGGAGGAATTAATACTGCGTTTTCGAGTGTGGCGCCAAAAGAGAGATTTGTTTCCGATGGCTCGGGGGAAACAGTTACCGAGGTTGTATCGCCTACCAACTATATTGTTTTGAACGACCAGCAGCTGCCGATCGTACAGAAAGTGACTACGCAAAATGGTGCCCTGCGCACGTTTGGTTATCTCGATCAGCTGAACTTTAACAGAAACTCAGCTATCAATCTGAATCTGAACATTCCGATTTTTACCAATTTCAGAGTCAAATACAATATTGCGAATGCGAAAATCCAGCAGAAAACCTATGAATACCAGGCGCAGCAGGTACAGCTGACCATCCGCAAGAATGTGGAGCAAGCTTATATCGATATGACCAATGCCGCGAAACGGTACTCGGCAACCGCCAATCAGGTGAGGGCATTGCAGGAAACGTTCAGGGTTTCGCAGGTGCGTTTCGACGTGGGCGCGATCAATTCGGTTGAGTATAATATTGCCAAGGCCAATCTTGACCGGGCGAACGGTAATCTGGTGCAAACTAAATACGACTATGTTTTCAGGACTAAAATCCTTGATTTCTACATGAACCGCCCGCTTTCGGATTTTTGA
- a CDS encoding efflux RND transporter periplasmic adaptor subunit, which translates to MARKSSKRIWWITAGLVLLLVAGLFGAKQAGYIGKPKTTEVEYATVGKTDIIERVTASGKVQPEVEVKLSPDVSGEIISLNVAEGDSVSKGQLLLKIRPDNYESLMARAQAAVNSSKANYEQTKAMVAQAEARLVQAKANFDRNKKLFNDKVISAADFEQFSSTYGVALQDLESAKANVSAALYNIKSAEASMRDAAENLRKTSIFAPVSGIISLLNVEAGERVVGTSQMAGTEMMRIANLANMEVRVNVNENDIVRVSLGDTAEIDVDAYSSSGRKFRGIVKEIANTAAGLASSTASSSSVSSTSADAVTEFEVKVKILNESFSDLMSSRTKKSYPFKPGMTASVDIITDRKNGVISVPIAAVTTRSNTPPAGAPSGPAQDNGGSEEDDKKPKKEVVIKEVVFVDVNGKAESKEVKTGISDFENIEILSGLKPGDKIISGPYIAVSKNLNNGDLVEKKKEEVKKDEKKSNENAN; encoded by the coding sequence ATGGCACGTAAATCTTCAAAACGAATCTGGTGGATCACAGCAGGTCTTGTATTACTTCTCGTCGCTGGTTTGTTTGGGGCCAAGCAGGCGGGTTACATAGGCAAGCCGAAAACCACGGAAGTTGAATACGCGACTGTGGGGAAAACGGATATTATCGAGCGGGTGACAGCTTCGGGTAAGGTACAGCCGGAAGTGGAAGTGAAACTGAGTCCCGATGTTTCGGGTGAAATTATCAGTTTGAATGTCGCAGAGGGCGATTCGGTTTCGAAGGGTCAGTTACTTTTAAAAATCCGTCCCGACAACTACGAATCCTTAATGGCGCGTGCACAGGCTGCGGTGAATTCCAGCAAGGCCAACTACGAGCAGACAAAAGCCATGGTAGCGCAGGCAGAAGCCAGGCTGGTGCAGGCCAAAGCCAATTTCGACCGGAACAAAAAACTTTTCAATGACAAGGTAATATCCGCGGCGGACTTTGAGCAATTCTCCTCCACCTATGGCGTTGCTCTGCAAGACCTTGAATCCGCAAAGGCGAATGTATCCGCTGCGCTCTACAATATTAAAAGTGCAGAAGCCAGTATGCGCGACGCAGCAGAAAACCTTCGCAAAACCAGCATTTTTGCACCGGTAAGCGGCATTATTTCGCTTTTGAATGTAGAAGCTGGCGAGCGAGTGGTAGGTACCTCCCAAATGGCCGGTACCGAGATGATGCGCATTGCCAACCTTGCCAATATGGAAGTGAGAGTGAATGTGAATGAAAATGATATTGTGCGGGTTTCGCTGGGTGATACAGCTGAAATCGATGTGGATGCGTATAGTTCATCTGGACGCAAGTTCAGGGGGATCGTGAAGGAAATAGCGAATACAGCTGCCGGCCTGGCCTCTTCGACGGCTTCCAGCTCATCAGTATCCAGTACTTCGGCAGATGCAGTGACCGAATTTGAAGTGAAGGTGAAAATATTGAACGAATCTTTCAGCGACCTGATGTCGTCGCGGACCAAAAAGTCCTATCCGTTCAAACCGGGTATGACGGCTTCCGTCGATATCATCACCGATCGTAAAAACGGTGTGATTTCAGTCCCGATCGCAGCGGTAACAACCCGTAGCAATACCCCTCCTGCCGGAGCACCTTCAGGCCCGGCTCAAGACAATGGAGGTTCGGAAGAAGACGATAAAAAACCCAAGAAAGAGGTTGTTATTAAAGAAGTTGTATTTGTCGATGTAAATGGAAAGGCGGAGTCGAAAGAAGTGAAAACGGGTATCAGCGATTTTGAAAATATCGAGATCCTTTCGGGCTTGAAACCCGGCGACAAAATTATCTCCGGACCTTACATTGCAGTGTCTAAAAATCTCAACAATGGCGACCTGGTAGAAAAAAAGAAGGAAGAGGTGAAAAAAGACGAAAAAAAATCAAATGAAAACGCAAACTGA
- a CDS encoding NAD(P)H-dependent glycerol-3-phosphate dehydrogenase, with amino-acid sequence MSFLNGTKIAVIGGGSWATALIKILCEQNNVQIRWWLRNQNDIEHIRKYHHNPSYLSDVVLQPKKIKVFEKTTDAVKGADYVILAIPAAFIEEALQDLSLKHLEGKRIVSAIKGMIPGQNILITDWASERFGIELKDTCVIAGPCHAEEVALEKQSYLSIASTECPAAEDFAKLMTCRYVAANPLDDLYGVEYAAIMKNIIALACGITHGLGYGDNFQAVLVSNAMQEIGNLVTALDKRERNLSSSAYLGDLLVTAYSQFSRNRLFGNMIGRGYSVKAAQLEMKMIAEGYYATKSIYEINKLYHVNLPITHAVFRILYEEQAPGMVMDDLKKLLK; translated from the coding sequence ATGAGTTTTTTAAATGGAACAAAAATAGCCGTGATAGGCGGTGGCAGCTGGGCGACTGCGCTGATCAAGATATTATGCGAACAAAATAATGTCCAGATCCGGTGGTGGCTGCGCAATCAGAACGATATTGAGCATATCAGGAAATACCACCACAATCCGAGCTACCTCAGCGACGTGGTATTGCAGCCCAAAAAAATCAAGGTGTTTGAAAAAACGACCGATGCAGTCAAAGGAGCAGATTATGTGATTTTGGCGATCCCGGCTGCATTCATAGAGGAAGCTTTGCAGGATTTGTCCCTCAAACACTTAGAGGGCAAAAGGATCGTATCAGCGATCAAGGGAATGATCCCCGGTCAGAATATCCTGATCACCGACTGGGCTTCGGAAAGGTTTGGTATTGAACTCAAAGACACCTGCGTGATCGCAGGTCCCTGTCACGCCGAGGAAGTGGCGCTCGAAAAACAATCCTACCTGTCCATCGCCTCCACCGAATGCCCGGCAGCGGAAGATTTTGCGAAATTAATGACCTGTCGATACGTAGCCGCCAATCCGCTCGACGATCTGTACGGGGTGGAATATGCAGCGATTATGAAAAACATTATCGCGCTTGCCTGCGGCATCACACACGGATTGGGTTACGGGGATAATTTCCAGGCGGTGCTTGTATCAAATGCCATGCAGGAGATAGGTAACCTCGTAACTGCCCTCGACAAACGCGAACGAAACCTGAGCTCTTCCGCTTACCTCGGCGACTTATTGGTGACCGCCTACTCGCAGTTTAGCCGGAACCGGCTATTCGGTAATATGATCGGCCGCGGATATAGTGTGAAGGCGGCGCAGCTGGAAATGAAGATGATCGCGGAAGGTTATTACGCTACCAAAAGTATCTATGAAATCAATAAATTATATCATGTTAATCTGCCCATTACTCACGCGGTTTTCCGGATTTTATACGAAGAACAAGCGCCCGGAATGGTGATGGACGATTTGAAGAAATTGTTGAAGTAA
- a CDS encoding sialidase family protein produces the protein MRITKNLSAGLAASLLAATVLLASCNSKKSETAKEEVADSLSSSKEFVFGDDRPFPQCHASTLVRLDDGEFLIAWFGGTEEKNPDVGIWVSKGRPGKWSTPVEVAKIREDAHWNPVLQKTADGKVTLYFKVGKEIAHWETWVKTSTDNGNTWSEAYELVTGDKGGRGPVKNKLIELSNGDWLAGSSNEVNRWEVFVDRSTDKGKTWKESPYFKIDTAQIKGKGAIQPTLWESTPGNIHMLVRTTGGVIARSDSKDFGKTWSEIKKTDLPNPNSGIDVAKLTDGTLVLAYNPDNENWGSRSPLSLILSYDNGKNWTDKIDIATGKKEDEYSYPAIISFGDSVAVTYTFNRQKIAFWSGSKQDIVELAKKTKN, from the coding sequence ATGCGCATTACAAAAAATCTTTCTGCCGGCCTGGCTGCGTCGCTATTGGCCGCGACCGTATTGCTGGCATCCTGCAACTCGAAAAAGTCGGAAACGGCAAAGGAAGAAGTGGCCGATTCGCTATCATCCAGCAAAGAATTCGTATTTGGTGACGACCGCCCCTTCCCGCAATGTCACGCATCTACATTAGTCCGCCTGGACGACGGCGAATTTCTGATCGCCTGGTTTGGCGGTACCGAGGAGAAAAATCCGGATGTCGGTATCTGGGTATCAAAAGGAAGGCCGGGCAAATGGAGTACGCCGGTAGAAGTTGCTAAAATTCGCGAAGACGCACACTGGAACCCCGTTTTGCAAAAAACAGCAGATGGAAAAGTGACCCTGTATTTCAAAGTGGGCAAAGAGATCGCGCATTGGGAAACATGGGTGAAAACTTCTACCGACAATGGGAATACCTGGTCGGAAGCTTATGAGCTGGTAACTGGCGATAAAGGTGGAAGAGGCCCCGTTAAAAATAAATTGATTGAACTTTCAAATGGCGACTGGCTGGCTGGCTCTTCTAATGAAGTGAATCGCTGGGAGGTTTTTGTAGACAGAAGTACCGACAAAGGCAAAACCTGGAAAGAAAGTCCTTATTTCAAGATCGATACCGCGCAAATCAAAGGAAAAGGCGCTATTCAGCCTACACTTTGGGAATCTACTCCGGGTAATATCCATATGCTTGTGCGTACAACCGGCGGCGTGATTGCACGCAGTGATTCGAAGGATTTTGGTAAAACGTGGTCCGAGATCAAAAAAACAGATCTGCCTAATCCAAACAGCGGCATTGACGTTGCAAAACTGACTGACGGAACTTTGGTACTTGCCTACAATCCCGACAACGAAAACTGGGGTTCCCGCTCGCCGCTTTCGCTGATCTTGTCTTATGATAATGGTAAAAACTGGACAGATAAGATCGATATTGCAACCGGCAAAAAGGAGGATGAATATTCTTATCCAGCTATTATCAGCTTCGGCGATTCTGTGGCGGTAACTTATACATTTAACCGCCAGAAAATCGCATTCTGGTCGGGTAGCAAGCAGGATATTGTGGAGTTGGCCAAAAAAACCAAGAACTAG
- a CDS encoding DEAD/DEAH box helicase, producing MSFESLGLSEPLLKTIAEQNYTQPYPIQEAAIPAILKGNDVLGIAKTGSGKTASFVLPILELFQKMPAAPNRHISALILVPTRELAVQVGVVFQTFGERLPRKVKTLAVYGGVSINPQMIGLQGVEILVATPGRLLDLLSYKALNISQTQILVLDEADKMLNLGFADEMKDILFLLPKKRQSILFSATLGDEIDQINKTQLKDPVRIEIEEEEQHIDQIKQTAYFVDPDRRGPLLRYLIKTQEMQQVLVFVSATRTADNLVEKLNKNGIQAMAMHSKKSQGARTEALNKFKSGKLMVLVATDLVARGIDIQFLPYVINFELPRSPKDYVHRIGRTGRAEASGQAISLICPEDVHHFKIIQKKMGKKVEMFESYDLELMGY from the coding sequence ATGTCTTTCGAATCTCTTGGCTTGTCTGAACCATTACTAAAAACCATCGCTGAACAGAATTATACTCAACCTTACCCTATTCAGGAGGCTGCAATTCCTGCCATACTGAAAGGAAATGATGTTTTGGGCATTGCGAAAACGGGTTCAGGTAAGACAGCGAGTTTTGTTTTGCCTATTCTTGAATTATTTCAAAAAATGCCAGCCGCTCCAAACCGGCATATATCCGCATTGATTTTAGTACCAACAAGGGAGCTCGCCGTGCAGGTAGGCGTTGTTTTCCAGACTTTTGGAGAAAGGCTTCCCCGAAAAGTGAAGACGCTGGCTGTTTACGGCGGTGTTTCTATCAATCCGCAAATGATCGGCTTACAAGGTGTCGAAATTCTCGTTGCGACTCCCGGCAGGCTACTTGATCTGCTTTCTTACAAAGCCCTCAATATCTCGCAAACACAGATTCTGGTTTTGGATGAAGCCGACAAAATGCTGAACCTGGGGTTTGCGGACGAAATGAAGGATATCTTGTTTCTATTGCCTAAAAAGCGGCAGAGCATTCTGTTTTCAGCGACATTAGGTGATGAAATTGATCAGATCAACAAAACGCAGTTGAAAGATCCGGTCCGCATTGAGATCGAAGAGGAAGAGCAGCATATAGATCAAATCAAACAGACAGCCTATTTCGTCGATCCCGACCGACGCGGGCCTTTACTGCGGTATCTGATCAAAACGCAGGAAATGCAGCAGGTTTTGGTGTTCGTTTCTGCCACGCGGACAGCTGACAATCTTGTGGAAAAACTAAACAAGAACGGAATTCAGGCGATGGCCATGCACAGTAAGAAAAGCCAGGGTGCAAGAACGGAGGCTTTGAACAAATTCAAATCGGGAAAACTGATGGTATTGGTGGCGACTGATCTGGTGGCGCGTGGTATCGACATTCAATTTCTGCCTTATGTGATCAATTTCGAGCTGCCACGCTCACCGAAGGATTACGTGCACCGGATCGGGAGAACCGGGCGGGCCGAAGCTTCGGGACAGGCCATTTCACTGATCTGCCCCGAAGACGTGCACCATTTCAAGATCATCCAGAAAAAAATGGGTAAGAAAGTCGAAATGTTCGAATCCTACGATCTGGAACTAATGGGTTACTAG